In Amia ocellicauda isolate fAmiCal2 chromosome 7, fAmiCal2.hap1, whole genome shotgun sequence, the genomic window ATGGGCGACCGCGTGGTTTTCAACAGAAGCCTGTCCATTGACcaagtctgtgagtgtgtgcctCCCTCTTTCGCTTTGCTGCGCTTTGGTGGCGGGAGCCTTTCCAGCTCCGCCAGAGCCTGTGAGCAAAGATAACCCACTCGCAATAGTGCCACAACCATTGCACCATCAACACAAGCAGGAGAAAcatctatacacacacagttccaGTCTGGCACCATTAcaatctctttctctcctcaCTTTTCTCTGTGTACTGCTCTACAGTTTCACCCTCTTCAgttctctctttcttcttctttggtTTCAGTCTCCTTACAATTGTGTAAAATCTATTTGATCAACTTATGCCCAGTTCGGCAGTTTTTCTCAGCAAATCTATCCATCAGGGGGCTGGGGGGAGTATTGAGGAGGTACAGAGCTGAGTTGTGCAATGTGGGTTCAAATAAACAGCTCGAAACCACCTATAGGGACCACAGGTGAGGCTGACATTGTTTTGCTCCGTCTCTCCTCTCGCCAGTCCTCCTGGATCCCCCAGGGAACCTGACGGTCACACGTACCGAGAAGCCGGACCAGCTGCTCCTGAGCTGGCTGCCCCCGAAGGTCAAGTACATGGATGATGTCATGATGTACGAGGTCAGCTTCTGGACGCCGGACTTTCAGCTCCACAAGGTAAGAGGAATTTTTACTTTTTGAATACAATATAGTAGTAGCCACTGATCCAAAACATCAATAAAACCATGAAATCGTAAGACCAATTAACCCCAACAAATTGTGTACCTCCAGGTAGTTTGGACCAGAAAAAAATGACTATAGAGTCAAATCATGCAAATTCACAGTTTGGCCCAAACACCGTGAAGCGTTGGTGGGGGGGTGGCAACTGACTATCAGATACATTCTCAAGCCCCCTCTTGTCTTTGTCCTGAAGACCAAGCTCGTGAAGGGCGAAACGGAGTACCAGCTGAAGGGGCTGTGGCCACAGACCGTCTACACTGCTCGGGTCCGAGTCAAACCGGACGGGCTCTCCTACAGCGGCTACTGGAGTGCCTGGACCGAGCCCGTCGCAATGGAAACGCCCCCGACAGGTAGGCAAatttcaaaacacaaacaccCTGCTCTGGTTAGGAGTTAACTGGTGAACTCAGGACATTTTTTGTCCTTCTTCACCCGACATTTGGGAGGACCAGTACCCTCTGGGAGAGttgttttacttgcaaatatgtttttctacGCGCAGTTGTAGAGCCATTCttttacaatgttctgtcaAAGTCTACAAAAGTGCACTGCCACAGCGGCGTGCTCCTCAGAGTCGGCACCGTGCTCTCTGGTTCGCGGGGCCGGGGTCTCGTGGGGGCTTGGCTGTTTGTGATGTGTGTACCTCTCCCTGCAGAGGTGGACCTGCTCATCCTGCTCCTGTCGCTGGTCATCTTCCTGATCCTCGTCCTGCTGTCGCTCACCACCCTGCTGTCCCACCACAGGTCAGAGCACTTCTCTCTTCCTCCGTCTCCAGCTGCCATGTTTCTAAAGCCTCTGTCAGGTGATCGAGTATAGAGACCTGGGAACCAGCGGGATCTAAACCCTAATCCCTAATCCCAGCCTAAACTCCTTAAAGCATTTTGCATTCTTTACCATATTAACACTGTCATAGGGAAAGTAGGGAAACTGGCCGTagttcttattattttaatgtcatgCTGTCTATTGTTATTGTAAGGTGCTTTGGGAGATCCTGACATGAAAGGCACTATAAAcagtagattattattattattagagttAGTTATTCTTACAGCTAAAGAGAAGATGAGGAGCAGCAGTAATTGCAGATGCAGTCGCAGTAGTCACAGCTTTTGTGTGTGAGGACCAGATCTGGGGAACTGACGGACGCCCTGTGCCCctcctgtctctgtccctctccagGTTTCTGCTGAAGAAAGTGTGGCCGCTGATTCCCAGCCCAGAAAACAAATTCCCTGACCTGTTCACGGTCTACAAAGGGGACTTCCAGGTACGGGTATTGGCGGTGCTCCACACTACCACGGCTATTACAGCCGGAGGACAAGAAATACCAAACACAACACCGCACACCTCCAGTTACAGCATTTTAGGTTTTATTGTTACTGTCTAAAAGGAAGGAATAAAAACctgttattttttatgatttattcaTTATTGCAATGCCCAGTAAGGGTGTGGCCTGAGATTATGGTTAGACGTAATACACTAGCTGCAGTGTGTTGGTGTTATTGATTAAGTTGCagtttgtattcattttgaTTGGTTACAAATCGATGAATGTGCTGTATGTGCTGGTTGTAGAGCCTGAGCTCCCCTTTGGACTCTTTCTTTTAGGCACAGTTGTGTTTACAGTGTGAACCCAAGTAGGGCCGTTCTACTGAGAACTGTGCCCACTGGCTGTAATTGCACATTTATCAaagtttaaattgaaataaaacagGACAAGACCGACATTTTTCTAAATAtacctgtttgtgtgtttgcctCTGCTTGTGTGGTCTGGCTCCTCAGGAGTGGCTAGGCCAGAGCAACGCCCACCTGTGGTGGAGTCCGGGCTTCTTCTATGTCGAGGACCTGACCGCCCCTCTGGAGGTCCTGTCGGAGGTCAGGCCGGCTGCCCACCCCGGGCCCAGCACGGTGCCCCCCAGAGCCTGGCCGCAGGTCCCGGCGGACGAGGAGGGGGAGTGGCAGgcgggggaggaggaggagcagcaggGACACCTGGACTCGGAGCAGTGGAAGGCGGCACGCGACCTCTGGCTGTCCTACAACCGCGCCTCCCTGGCCGGGCCACTGGAGTCCAAAGATGCTTATGTGATCTTGAGCCCCGACTGCCTCCAGGCCGGGCCCCAGCCGCAGCAGGGCAGCGAGCACGATGTTTCCGAAGAGGAGTCTCCCCTGCAGATGTTGTTCTCCCAGTCCGATCCGGGAACGCcaacctcctcttcctcctccgcccGCGGCTCTCTCAGGCACAGCTCTGGCTCCGCATCGGGGGACCAGCCCTCCTTGGGCACCAGTTCCGACCTGTACAATCCCAGCGTGGGCCTGCTTTACCCCCGTACCTGGCCCCCAAAGGACTCCTCCTACGCTTACCTGACGGTGGCTGACTCGGGTATCTCCATGGACTACAGCCCCATGGGCTCAAGCAGGACTGAAGTGATCTATGCAAACGAGTACAAGAACCACATCCCTCTGACACCAAACCAGCTGCCCCTCCCCTGCCACACTGTCCCCATTGGCTGCTGAGTGGGAGGATAGTACCTTTGGATTGGCATGATGTTGGTGACAGTCAACATCGGGCGCACGAATGCTTGCAGTTCTCCGATTTGCAGGTTGGCTCTGGGGATTTGAGACATTGTCATAAGACCAGCTGACATGGACAGGGCCTTCCTGGAAGCTGTTTAGAGAGGGGGTGAGAGGCTCCCACAGCTGATCACTCTGTTCTCAGTGGGAGGCAGTGAGGCCAACGTAGAGCTCGGAGCAGGGTTTAACCCAGGCAGGAGGAAGTGTCTGAAGAACctcatgcaccacacaggtGGCAGTGTGGCAGCTCAACTGGTTGGGATCTCCACTTCTgtgttataaatatatttttaaaaggaaaaaaagggttactttttataatctttttttattattattccaagtattattattcatgttttaatttgatGTAGGTTTTACCATGTCTTTTCCTGTGGCATTGCTTCtggttattctgtgtcatgTCACACAGAGCCCTGCCCTATTAAATCAAGAGATGGAATGAGGGGGACAAAATTCCCAGCACCACATGGAGCACAGATAAATGCGCGGGGGTCTGCTAGCTTGGTGTGGTGCATCACGCAGAGCTCTGATGCACAGGGTCAATGCACAAGGCAGCTATTTACACAATGGGTGTGGGAGAGCACGGTGGCGAAAATGTAACTATTTTTGCAGGGATTTTCCTCCTGAAATTGCACCACTCTGTAGTCCACGTTCCCCGATTCCTGATTGGATGATTATTAATGCCAGCCAGACATCCCTGCAGAATAACTCTTGAGTTCAGTGTGGTACAGCACCGTGCCACAAAGCGCCTTTGTGAAACCTTACAGCTACACATCCCCACTCTTCAGTTACTGTTACAAGATGCTTCACAGCCCTCGGGCATTCCCTCAATCTAGTGCAGGGCTCTGAACGTTTCCCAGAATGCAGTGCAAACCCGTGCGCAGCTTTCGCTGCCAAATCAACAGCGGTCGGTTCCCCCGACTTATTCAACCATCGTAACGACTGCCGAGATGGTCTGGAATCGAAGCTGAAGGGCTATAGCTGTGTCTGAAAATCAGTGTTAGAATTTCCATTGGCTCCTCTGTCATTTTATACCCTCCCACGCTATATACTCTTCAGGAGGCAGCGTGCTTGTGTGTTGCCTTCCCTCCAAGCTGTGCAACTGAAGTTTTATGTTTCCACCTGTAGCTACAACCTGTTTGAACTACCCATTGTAAACCACCTGTCAGTTTGCAGTGCATTGGAGCAACAGTCATCGATGAGATGGCATTGGAGTCCAGAGAACGGCCGCTCGGTTTTCGTCAGTCTCGCTGAAGATATTTTCTCATCTGTAGCGGCCTCTTCCCCTCTCCCACAGCTTTGCTGTTCCCTTTGCTGGTCATTCCTGAATGCATTGGCAATTTGTAAATACTTGAACCGTGTTTTCTATCGCGTACTTGtacagagatttatttttttatgatgctACCGACCTTTACTGAAACCTGgagtgtacctgtgtgtgtaagATCTGTATACATTGTAGGGTTCAGCTAGGCGGATGTTatgttacagtttttaaaaataaaatgtcttaaaCTGCACACAATGCTCTCTGTGATTTTTTAAAAATTTGTATTCATTGAACCATTTTAGTTTCTCCATTAAATAACAAGCAGTCAGTACACAGGGAAACACAGAGTCCTCGATGTCAAGCTCTCTGTGGAACGATAAGCACAATTCCACAGTACAGCTGGCAAAGATCCTGTGGAGACTCGAATACACCAAATTGTCAACTGTGCATGGATTACTGTACAGCACTGCATCCCAATTTGTACCTAAAACCTTCTAAAATTTCAGTTCGGAGACTCCGGGGGTTAGAAGAATATAAACCACTGGAATGGTTCAATGAATAAGAAGTCACCCCTATACATCGTACCTTCTTCAGCTGCCCGGCTACACAGAAGAACAACAATTGTGCAGAGTTCCCTGACGGCTCCCTCATTTATCCATACAATCAGTATTGTAAGTATAGCCTTTTCATGGTCCTAGAAGTGTCTGGTCCAGATCCGGCCTTTCAGGTGTCAGTGCCACAACATGGATCTGTTGAGCTTAGTTATTGATCCACGCAGCCAGAAAGAGAACAAGGAGGGTCACTGGAGCTGGTGGGAATGGGTTAACCTTACAGGCTACAATCCCTACCTCCCTCCTGTCTAGCAACTGTCTCTCAAGGAGCTAGAAGACCACAGATAGGCTTATCAGAGAGCAGTGCGATGCCACACCAAGTCTCCGACCGCAGGGAGCACATCCCCCACAAAGACAAGGTGACTGCCACACGATGCGCAGTTTCCAAGAATGGGGGAGAAGGTGGAGGGGCTGAGAAGCTTTTTGTATTCCATTTTCTTCCTCCCCCcacttcattttcatttaaagttGGCACTGGGGGGATTTAGTCTTGTATAAAAGCGAACAGACAACAGGGCTCCAGTTACATTTTGAtgtagttatttatgtattcatttttattgtccgtttttctttgttttttcaaacTGGCTAGAATATTACAGCTACTTGGCCTCAATTTATGTACATATATGCCAGTTAAAgatcattacaaataaaatgtacaacTTAAACAGGAAGGTGAGTATTGCACGTCCACAGAAGAACGGTCAGAAGTAGATGCAGAAGTAATAATGGGGTATTGTACTCTGGATGCAGGAGATAATAACATCAGCTTGTGGATTTGTCTCTGCAAACATTAAAGTACAAGCACAAGTTCAGTTTAAAGGCCCAGTGTGCCActgccttcctctctctctctctctcatagtaAAAGAGGTGGGGAGGGGGCTGGGTGACACTGCAGTTACGTCTCTCTGGGAAGATAAGTCTATCTGGCTGACAGACAGGAGGCAAGCTGGTTATCACAGGGATATGGGGGAGAGAGCAGGCCCAGCTCCTTGGCAGGAGTCTGCGCACAGAGGAGGCAACAAGATCACAGAGCCACTCTTTGGACAACAGCCAGCAGAGATGTTTTAGTGCCCCCTGCCCTGGCTTTGCGGAAGCATCTGTAATAAAGAGACACTGAGGCGAGTGTGACTAGGGGACAGCTGTCGCACTAGGGAATAAAATATAACTCTTCATTTAGCTGCCACAGTCTTCGTCACTCTATTGTGTAATATTGAGTTCAACTGCCCAACACAATTTATGGAATTTAATACTCAACATATGacagatgtttatttattgatttgtttgtttgtttagttgttGTGTGTGTACTCCGTTATCCCGGCCGATGCATAGCAACGTTTCCAAATGTCCTTAAGCTCAGGGGTAACAGGAGGGAGACATCACCGGGAGGAGTCAGCGGCAATCTCAATCTCTCACAACTTGGCAAAGTCCATCAGTTTGTGGTTCATATAGCGCCTTTTGTGATGATTCCGAGGGCTTAAGTCACCCCCAAGTCCCTGCAGCGGCCCGAGGAGGCACAGCACTGTTAATTAAATTTGCAGCTCAGGTCCCGGCAGAGCACTCAGTCAGCGTCCAAGCTCTTTTCCGAGATCACGCTACACTCCATGGCCCCGCTCGGAGAAAACGTCAGCCGCCACTGCTGCCCGAGCTGGGGCCCTCGACCCACGGTGCACGGGGACCCGGAGAAGGAAGCCCGCCACTCCTGTGCTCCTGCAGAGGGGTGCTCTCTGTCCAGGGTGCACCCGACCGGGAAATAGCGCTCGACGACAGAGAGGGTGGGGTCGCCGATCGCAGCCTCGCCTTGACCCTTGCCCGAGAGACTGTAGGACGCGATGACCTGGCACCGGCGGCAGGGGTCTGCTGGAGTCTCGGCACAGGCCCCGGTGAGGACCTGGGAGAGGAAGCTGGCCGTGTCGTGCAGCAGGGCTGATAGGTGAGCTGccacctgctgctgctgctcgccggccccctccccctccgcgCACAGATAGCGGTCCAGGCCGTCCACTATGACGAGATTGGGGGGCACCCGGTCCTGCACGTGCAGGCGCGCGATGTTGCCCAGGAGCTCCTCCACCGATCTGGGGTACACGAATTTCattttctgaaaaaatataacaatatgaATAATAGTAATGACAGAAAGACGTTATAAGTTGATTTGAGAGAATCTTCCGGAGCCTGTTTCAGCTGCAGACTGCACCCAGGCCACTGATTTTTTTGTCCAATTCAAGTGGCACTCTGATTTGAACAAGGCTCCTCATGTTTTGATATACTGTTAATTCAACAGAGATTAAAGGTGGTTTGGGTCACATTCAAAGTCTGATATTGATTTGTCTCAATCTGTGCCAATGTAAGGGTTACATTCTTGTCCCTAATGCCCGGACAGTACCTGTATTTTATGAGCAGCTGCAGCAGTGttaaatgcacatgtatttcgCTCTAACACGCTTTCAAAATAGAGAGTCGCTAAGTGTGTCCCTTCTGCCTCACGGTTGAGTCGAGGGTGCTGGTGCTGCCTTGTACCTTCAGACTGACAGGGTCGAGGCTTGCTCGGCCGTCCTGCAGCGCGGCGGGGAGCGTCTGCATGGGGCTCGGGCACAGAAACAGCACCTTCAGCCCCAGCTCGGAAGCAGCCATCACCGCCGTCAGGAACAGCAGGGTCGTTTTGCCGCTCCCGCCTTCCCCTAATAAAAGACAGCAGGACGAGGAGGAGGGCGACCCTAAGCCTCCCACGCCAGTCACTCGCCCTTGGGTGCTGTAGTGCTGGAAAACACGTGTCAAAATCTCTGCCATATCGAAACTGAGCAAGACAACAACTTCCTGGTTCCCGCGTGTCTCTGGACCACACCTCCGCGCCGCTGATTGGCTGCCAGCAAGCTCGATGTCTTTCCTGATTGGTTGGTTCAAGTGCCGTTCAGACCTAGCCCTTTTAAACAGTTGCTTTTTTATTACATAATATCAATAAAGATGAATGCTTTCATCCATTGCGAGTGCACAGTAAACAACACTATTTAATCAAATTTAATCAAAGGACAGGTGTAAACCAATGTGCCAAAGCATTTAAGTAACAGTTATACACCGaacagctataacattatgaccacctgcctaatattgtgtaggtcccccttttgccgccaaaacagccctgacccgtcgaggcatggagtccactagacctctgaaggtgtgctgtggtatctggcaccaagacgttagcagcagatcctttaagttctgtgagttgcgaggtggggcctccatggatcggacttgtttgtccagcacatcccacagatgctcgattggatcgagatctggggaatttggaggccaagacaacaccttgaactcgtgattcatcagaccaggccaccttcttccattgctctgtggtccagttctgatgctcacgtgcccattgtaggcacttttggcagcggacaggggtcagcatgggcaccctgactggtctgcggctacgcagccccatacgcagcaaactgcgacgcactgtgtgttctgacacctttctatcagaaccagcattcactttttcagcaatttgagctacagtagctcgtctgttggatcggaccacacgggccagccttcgctccccacgtgcatcagtgagccttggccgcccatgaccctgtcgccggttcaccgcttttccttccttggaccacttttgataggtactgaccactgcagaccgggaacaacccacaagagctgcagttttggagatgctctgacccagtcgtctagccatcacaatttggcccttgtcaaagtcgctcagatccttacgctgcccatttttcctgattctaacacattaactttgtggacaaaatgttcacttgctgcctaatatatcccacccactgacaggtgccatgataacgagattatcagtgttattcacttcacctgtcagtggtcataatgttatggctgatcggtgtatattcatgcaatattaataataaccaaCAACAGTACAATTGCATATAACCTCATAtaacccctctctccctcttaatACAGTAAGTATAATGCTCCATCACCCTTTTTGTGGTTAAATGCTTAGTAGAGCTGTTGTGTTGGCAgacccacacacactgcattcATTCTCTCAATTTTTCTGTGCGCGAAACGTATTTCCGGTGAGGTCACAACGCACGTCAATACTATTTCCGGTGAGgtcgggggaaaaaaaaaaaaaaaggaaaaaaagaaaacaacacacagcTGTTGTCAAGATGGCGGAGATCAGTGCCGAAGAAGAGACGACTCTGGACCGGGAGCCCGTGGACCAGATATCGGCGATACTACGGCGGTGTCGCGGCCGCCCACGCCTCACGGACACCGACCGGGCGAAGAGGCGGCTGGAGTCGCGGAAAAAGTACGACGTGAGGCGGGTCTACCTCGGGGAATCGCACCGGCTGTGGAGCGAGCTGAGGCGGCGCACCGGGCTGAGCGACGCGGCTCTCGCCGAGTACCTGATCCTGCTGGACTCCATCTACGGGGAGAGGTACCAGCACAAATACGCGGGGTGAGTGCGAACAGAAAATAAGTATTgttgataataacaataacaatgataataataataataataataataataataataataataataagcagccgtagtagtagtagtagtagtagtagtagtatatgaTTAGCAGTATTTGAGGGTGAGGTTCATACAAACGGACATGTTAAATTGTATCTCTATTCAAATCCAGTGTTCTAATAATGCAtgctgcactgacacacacacacacacacacacacacagtttaacacacacagtttaacacacacacacacacacacagtttaacacacacacacacacacagtttaacacacacacacacacacagtttaacacacacacacacacagtttaacacacacacacacacacagtttaacacacacacacacacacacagtttaacacacacacacacacacacagtttaacacacacacacacacagtttaacacacacacacacacagtttaacacacacacacacacagtttaacacacacacacacacagtttaacacacagtttaacacacacacacacacacagtttaacacacacacacacacacacagtttaacacacacacacacacacacacagtttaacacacacacagtttaacacacacacacacacacacacagtttaacacacacacacacacacacacacagtttaacacacacacacacacacagtttaacacacacacacacacacacacagtttaacacacacacacagagtttcGTTGGGGTGTTTTGCACTGTGTGAACTTGTGCCAGGGGCCTGTACCCGGCCGGTGTCTCAGTGTGAGAGGATCTGATTTGATGGAAAACGAAACTGGGGGGTTTACTGTAAGCAGGGTGCTCTGGTTTGCTGTCAGTTAAAGAAGCCGGCAGTGCAATTACATTTCTCACATGATGCCCACAGACacacctttctttctttctctctcacctctctTTGGCTTTAGTGCTGCATGCTTTTATGCTGGTTGTCCGATAACTGAGGAGTGTATCTGAAATCACAAAGGCTGCTTCCCTGTCTGCTCCCCATTTCTCTGCCTGTGTTTTAATCTGCACTGGTTCCGTGTCTTTCAGGAAGAAGCTGACTGCGGAGTTTTGCATCAAGCCAAAAAGGGGTGAGTCTGTGTAACAGTTGCACTGGGATGtgctttgtgtatgtgtgtgtccagCTCCATGCTGCACTAAAATGTCTCTCACAAACACTTAATGTGATTGAAATAAATGTACCTAGTGCCTGTGACATTTCCCTGAGTTCAGAAGGGTTATTAATGGCAGTACGCGAGTCAACAGTGACATCCTGTGTGTTTTACTGCCTCTCAGGGAGGAAGTGCAATGTGAACTGTCTGAGCAGCCTGGTGAGCTGGTACGAGGAGCACCGGCAATCCTGTCCACATGAGCCCCACCTGCACTCCCTGGAGCCGGTCCTGGGCTTCTCCACCACGGCCGTGTGGCAGTGCCAGGCCGGCCACGGCTTCCTGCAGCACCTGGTCTCGCCCAGCAAGGACGCCAGTGAGTCGGAGAACGAGAACGAAAATGAGCCCGAGTCGGAGCTGGACCTGTCCCCCGGGGCCAGGGAGACGCACTGCACTCGGAGGAAAGCGGCCGTTGCTACCCGGCGCCGGCAGGGTAAATACCACGGAGAACGGGTCGAACTGCAGAAGCCAGGCCCGGTTCCCGTCCGTTGCCGTAGACGTTGGTAGTTTTGGATTGCATATAGATTAAGTCAATAATGTTGATAGTTGATAATGTTGTAGCATCTTGTCTTCACACGTGTGGTAATCGATGCCTGTCTCTCCACAGAGGTGATGGAAACGGTGCAGGAGTCAGAGGCTGTGAGCAGTGGGCACTGCGAGCCGGCGGTCCCAGAGCCTGGACTCACCCTCCCGGGCCAGGATGCCAAGGAAGGGCAGGCAGACGCTCCCGACCAGGCCGAGGCGCAGTCCCCCTCCAGGCCCCTGTGGGACATGGAGGTGGTTTTGGAGGAGGAGCACGCGCTGGAGGGGGACAAGGGGGACGGGTCCTCGGCTGCTACAGAAAACGGAGAGGGGACCACTGGGCCACTGAATGAAGAGGTGGTGGAGCAGCACGAGCAGCaaccgcagcagcagcagcagcagcagcagcagcaggaggcgCAGGAGGAGGAGACGGGGGCCGTGGTCACCCCCGAGATGGACTATGGGTGTGTGGTGGTGACGGCTGCCCTCACCGACAGACTGGACAAGACCGATCCCACCGCAGAGCCAGACTGCCCCAGCCCCGTgcccccacacacgccccctcCGTCCACCACCCCCACacccacaaccccccccccgaccaccaccaccaccaccaccaccaccatgcaCATCTCCAGCGGAGGGGAGCTCTTCGAACAGCAGACCCTACAGACAGTGGTGGCCAGCTGTCAGATCCCAGATGCCGGTGGCCACATCGAGGGTTCTCAGGTAGGACTGGTGTTTTGTACAGTGCCAGGAGAACAGGGCCTCCAtcgccgtgtgtgtgtgtgaaaggtcCGTCTCTGCCTGCAGGTCATCATCATCACGGGGCCCGGCTATGAGGCACTGACGTCGGAGGGCATCCACCTGAACGTGGGCGAGGGCGTGGGCAACGAGATGACCTGCACGGTCATCGAGGGGGTGGCCTACAACCAGGTCTGCGACTCTGATGGCGGCCACAGGGGCGGGCTGCGGCCTGAGGACGGCATCCGAGGTACGGGCGTGCGGTTTGTGCCCGTCTCGGCCTATGCCTCGTGCCCGTGTAGTTTCTGTGTGAGGCAGTGCGTGGGGGTTGATGTTCGGTGCCCCCGTGTTTTACTGCTCTTTCATATTTGTTGTGcgcacctacacacacactgcagtgagCAAACATCCAAAACCcggtgtattttattaatacgcAGTGGCTATAGGAAATATTCACCCCCaggacatttttacattttgttacaaTCTGAAATTTGAGTGCATTTGAATAGTAGTCttttcctttgatttacacaacttaGTTCACACGTTCAAAGCAAAGAAGGGCCTTggctatatttatgtatatatgtatgtatgtatttatttatttactcatttATCTTCTTCCAGCAGTCCACAATAAGCAGATGGTCCACACCAGCCTGGAGGAGGGGAGCCCGGGGGACCCCTCGGAGGAGAAGAAAGGGCACAGCTCGATGCACAGGTGAGCGCTGCAGGGTGTCGCTAGGCTTGGGTTTAACCTGCAGCCTgtgacacaataaataaataaatggacaaATATTAGATGTGGAGCAGCTGGTGGTGTTGTCTCAAAAAGGCTCAACGGGGAGATGGCACTTAAACTGGGGCCCTAGCGTCAGTACCTGAGTTTACTTCTGGTTCATCTGGAAGGGATCTGCATACCTGATCCGTGCATATTGGTGACCAGCACTGTCCCTCTCCTGAGTTTTCTGTACAAGTGAGGAGACTCTTACCCCCCACCACCCTTCCTCTGCCCGTGCCCATGCCTCGCTGAGGGGTGCTGGCTGTGCAGTCGATAACCGTGCTGGCTGTTCACCTGCAGGAGCAAGAGGAGCCGGCGGGGCCCCGTGATCGAGGCGGATGGCATGCTGAAGATGTTTCACTGTCCCTACGAAGGCTGCAGCCAGGTGTACGTGGCCATCAGCAGCTTCCAGGTGAGCGGTCAGCGTGGCGCTCTCGTGCCGCTCCTCGCGGTCACCGTTGTACGTGGCGCCCCGCGCTGTGAGAGGCGTTGGACAGGGGCGCCTTGTTGTCATCCCTCAAAGTCTGCGTGGGCTACTGCCAGCTGCTTCTGCGCTGATCCGGGCCCGCTCTCTTTCAGAACCACGTCAACCTGGTGCACAGGAAGGGCCGGACGAAAGTGTGCCCCCACCCGGGCTGCGGGAAGAAATTCTACCTCTCCAACCACCTGCACAGACACATGATCATCCACTCAG contains:
- the epor gene encoding erythropoietin receptor, which translates into the protein MHALTPLKNGAALLFLFASVASLDVGLRDIDTKAALLLAVEPEDPKCFAETTRNLICFWQEDGPPEAYTLTYRYQSERQSSRCTVVAQRLGNQTRYLCELTSVQLFIPLDINVTMGDRVVFNRSLSIDQVFLLDPPGNLTVTRTEKPDQLLLSWLPPKVKYMDDVMMYEVSFWTPDFQLHKTKLVKGETEYQLKGLWPQTVYTARVRVKPDGLSYSGYWSAWTEPVAMETPPTEVDLLILLLSLVIFLILVLLSLTTLLSHHRFLLKKVWPLIPSPENKFPDLFTVYKGDFQEWLGQSNAHLWWSPGFFYVEDLTAPLEVLSEVRPAAHPGPSTVPPRAWPQVPADEEGEWQAGEEEEQQGHLDSEQWKAARDLWLSYNRASLAGPLESKDAYVILSPDCLQAGPQPQQGSEHDVSEEESPLQMLFSQSDPGTPTSSSSSARGSLRHSSGSASGDQPSLGTSSDLYNPSVGLLYPRTWPPKDSSYAYLTVADSGISMDYSPMGSSRTEVIYANEYKNHIPLTPNQLPLPCHTVPIGC
- the swsap1 gene encoding ATPase SWSAP1 — translated: MAEILTRVFQHYSTQGRVTGVGGLGSPSSSSCCLLLGEGGSGKTTLLFLTAVMAASELGLKVLFLCPSPMQTLPAALQDGRASLDPVSLKKMKFVYPRSVEELLGNIARLHVQDRVPPNLVIVDGLDRYLCAEGEGAGEQQQQVAAHLSALLHDTASFLSQVLTGACAETPADPCRRCQVIASYSLSGKGQGEAAIGDPTLSVVERYFPVGCTLDREHPSAGAQEWRASFSGSPCTVGRGPQLGQQWRLTFSPSGAMECSVISEKSLDAD
- the znf653 gene encoding zinc finger protein 653; the protein is MLSRAVVLADPHTLHSFSQFFCARNVFPVRSQRTSILFPVRSGEKKKKRKKRKQHTAVVKMAEISAEEETTLDREPVDQISAILRRCRGRPRLTDTDRAKRRLESRKKYDVRRVYLGESHRLWSELRRRTGLSDAALAEYLILLDSIYGERYQHKYAGKKLTAEFCIKPKRGRKCNVNCLSSLVSWYEEHRQSCPHEPHLHSLEPVLGFSTTAVWQCQAGHGFLQHLVSPSKDASESENENENEPESELDLSPGARETHCTRRKAAVATRRRQEVMETVQESEAVSSGHCEPAVPEPGLTLPGQDAKEGQADAPDQAEAQSPSRPLWDMEVVLEEEHALEGDKGDGSSAATENGEGTTGPLNEEVVEQHEQQPQQQQQQQQQQEAQEEETGAVVTPEMDYGCVVVTAALTDRLDKTDPTAEPDCPSPVPPHTPPPSTTPTPTTPPPTTTTTTTTTMHISSGGELFEQQTLQTVVASCQIPDAGGHIEGSQVIIITGPGYEALTSEGIHLNVGEGVGNEMTCTVIEGVAYNQVCDSDGGHRGGLRPEDGIRAVHNKQMVHTSLEEGSPGDPSEEKKGHSSMHRSKRSRRGPVIEADGMLKMFHCPYEGCSQVYVAISSFQNHVNLVHRKGRTKVCPHPGCGKKFYLSNHLHRHMIIHSGVRDFICETCGKSFKRKNHLEVHRRTHTGETPLQCEICGYQCRQRASLNWHMKKHTPEVQYNFTCEHCGKRFEKLESVKFHKLKSHPEKQAA